The Microbacterium schleiferi genome contains the following window.
TGCACCGGCGAGCGACGCACACCGATGTGGCCGAGCGCGGGGGCTCGCCACGACGCGTCAGCGTCGATCGCGACACGGATGGTGGGTCGCGATCGCGGCGGCACGACCGCATCGACGATGTCGAGTTGGGCGAGATCGTCGACCATGAGCGTGACCCGCGCGCAGGCCTCGTCGCTCTCGGCCAGCGTCGCGATCGCTCCCCGGTCAACGGTCGGATATCCGAGAACAACGTCATCACGCGTCTGGGCGAGCCAGAGCGCCTCAGGCAGCGTGAAGGCGAGGATCCCGGCGTAGCCCGGCAGGGCGAGGGTCGCGTCGATCGCCTCGCGCACGCGAACCGACTTGCTCGCGACACGGATGGGGACGCCTGCGGCGCGCACCGCCATGTCCAGAGCGTTGTGCCGAAGGGCCCCGAGATGGAGCGTCGCGACGGGGCCGGAGACGGATGCCACGGCATCCGTCTCCCGTTGCCAGTAGGTGGCGGCGTCGTGAGCCGGCTGTTTCGCATCCGTCAGAGCCTGCCCAAACGACACCATGACGGCACTCTACTCGGGCCGGTGGTGCACCTTCGGGGCTGACGTGCGTGTGCTCGTGCGAAGGCGCACGTCGGGTCGGCGAGTTAGGGTGCTCCCATGACGGCATCCCGCAGCTCATCGGTTCGCGTCAGCCTCGTCGCCGTGCTCGGAACGGTCCTCGTGTTTCTGTACGCGACGCTGGCTGCCGTTCAGATCCTGGTGCTGAATCCGCTTGCGGTAGCGCCCGGCACGTCCCTCGAGCAGATCCACGCCGATCTCGCTCAGGCCGGCGAGTCGCTCGGCACTCCCTTCGTGCTGGCCTTTCTGAGTCTCGGGCCGGCGCTGGCCGTCCTCCTCATGTTTCTGCTGGCCCGTCAGCCACGGGTCGGTGCTCGCGCGACCGGGATCGGGTACGCCGTGCTGCTCGCGTTCGGGGCTCCTGCCTCCTTCATCGCGTCATTCGGCCCCGGGATGGCGTTGGCCGACACCTACCTCACCTCTGGCGCCGACCATTCGGGCTGGAGCTCCGTGCTGTATGGCGTCAGCGCCCTCGCGCTCGCGGTCGCTGTTGTTCTGAGCATCATCCCTCAGCGCGACGCTGGGCGTCAGGAACTGAACCAGCCGAAGCTCGCTGACTGATCCTCGTGCGGCGGCTGGTCGGCGAGGTCGCCGTCACCGGAGCCGAGCATTGCACGGGTGAGTTTCTGGCGTGAGCCCAATAGACGCTCGAGTTCGGCGACGAGGTCGGCGTCGCCCGGCTCGCGCCCCTCGCCGATCGCGCGGAGCACCGTGCGCCTCATCAGTTCCTTCGCGAAGGAGCCGGTGGTTCCCTCGGCTCGGTCAGCTGCCGCCGTCAGCGTCTCGTCGCTGAACGACAGGTCTCGGGCATACCGTCGGAAGAGGCTGCCACGCTCCTGCGCGGCAGGGAGGGGAATCTCGACCGCAAGATCCACACGCCCCGGGCGTTCGGCGAGGGCACGTTCGAGCACGTCGACACGGTTTGTCGTCATGACGAAGGCGACGTCGGCGTCCCCACCGAGCCCATCGAGGGCATCGAGCACCTCAAAGAGCAACGGTTGTGGGGAGCCATGCCGCTGCATCGCGACGAGGTCGATATCTTCGAGAACGACGATCGCGGGCTGGAAGGTCCGCGCGATCTCGGCAGCCGCGGTCACGAACTGGATGCTTGATCCTGTGAGCACGACAGCTGTGACATCCGGCGTTGCGGTGAGCAGGTGGCGGACGGTCAGCGTCTTGCCCGTTCCGGGCGGACCGTACAACAACACGCCGCGCTTCAGGTGCTGCCCCGCGTCACGAAGTGCCGTGCTGCTGCGGCCGATACCGATGACGTGCTGCGCGATCTCGTCAAGGACACCCTCGGCGAGCACGACCTCGTCGGCCGCGACAGTGGGGCGGGCGACGAACGTGGCACCGGCATCGCGGCCGAACTCGGTCGGCTGGAACGACAAGACCTGTCCGCGGAGCACGCTGTGTTCAACCATCAGACGACGCAGTGCGTCGAAGAACGAGGGAACAACGCTCTCGTCCGCGCACAGCACCTCCAGCTGCCCGGTCTGCCGCCCGAACTCGGGTGCGGCTGCTCGTTGCGCGACGACGATCGGTGTGCCCTCGAAGGTCAACAGCCGTACGCCGAGCGACACCACCCGGGTACTCGTGTCCGGACCGGTTGCCCGTTCGATGTAGTCCACGGGACCGGGCGCGTAGCGTGCGTGCGGGTTCGTCACCCACTCAGCGAGCCCCTGGTGGTGTCGTTGATCGGCGCCGGTGACGCCGATCAGGCGCCCACCGGCCGCGCCCATCGCGTTCAATGCGAGATCCGCATCGACCATGCGGTGATCTGCGATCCGTTCGACCAGCACCGAGACCTGAGATGCATCAACGCCCAGGTGCTCGCTGACCACGTCACCGAGCGGTGTTCGCACCGAGAGCGCCTCACGACTACTCACCTCGTTCACGTGTCGGAGGTACTCAGATACAGCTCGCATCAGTTCGCGGTCATCGTCAGCCAACATGCCATCGACTCTTTCACAGCCGTTGCGGTGGCGACGGTGGTGGCGGTCGTGACGGTGGTGACGGAGGTGAGGCGGCATCCCGCGTTCAGGCGGCGTTGGGGTAGAAGGTGGGCATCCGTCGCTCTGGGTGGACGATGTAGCGGCGCCCGTGCGGGGACACCCATTCCAGAGACCCGTCGCCGAGGTGGGTGATCACCCACCCGCCGTGATGTTTCACCGTGTGGTGCCCTTGGCACAGCGGTGCCGTGTTCGTCACGGATGTTTCACCACCGTCACTCCACGCGACCGTATGGTCGATCTGGCACTGGGAGGCGGGTTTCCCGCACCCCGGACCCATACACCGGTCAGCCCGCCACGTCACGAGCTTGGTCAGTTCCGGTGGTGGTCGGTACCGGGTGCGCCCGACGCTGACCACGGCACCGGTTTCGGGGTGGGTCAGTACCCGCATCCACCCCGACGCGTTACCGGCTAGTTCCCGGGCGGTCTCGATGGGGATCGGACCAACCCCTTCCACCTCCGCCGGATCGGTCACCCCCTCGACGCCGAGGAGCGCGAGGGCGGGGACGGTGACAACCACGGTTGCGCGGATCCCCCGCGCAGCTTTCGGGTGCTGGGCCACCGTCCCGTCAATCAGGAGGTCGCAGAACACGTCAGCACGAATCGGGGGTGTCAGATGGTCTGTGTGAGTGGGGTTCACCTCGAAGGAGAACATCATGGAGACCATGGCTATCAGTCCGGAGCGCGAGGAGCGCAGGCGTCGGCAGAAGGAGCTCGCTGATCAGTTGAAGTCGTCGGGTGCGATGGATGAGATCTTCGCGAAGATCGATGCCGGCACCCCGCTGACGGGCGATCAGGGGCTGCTCGGTGGCATGCTGAAGGCCGCGCTGGAGCGGGGCCTGGACGCGGAGCTGACCGAGCACGTCGGGTACGAGCGTGGTGATGCGGAAGCGTCGCTGTATCCGAACTCCCGCAACGGCACGACGCCGAAGACGGTGTCGACCGAGATCGGTGAGATCGACCTATCGGTCCCGCGGGATCGGAACGGGTCGTTCACCCCGATGCTCGTCCCGAAGGGGCAGCGCCGGCTGGATGGGCTGGACGGGATGATCATCTCGCTCTATGCCGGCGGGATGACCATCCGCGATATCCAGCATCATCTCGCGAACACGATCGGCACCGAGCTCAGCCATGAGACGATCTCGAAGATCACCGACCAGGTCGCCGACGAGGTCCTCGCGTGGCAGACCCGCCCATTGGAAGCGTTGTATCCGGTGATCTATCTCGACGCGATCATCGTGAAGATCCGTGACGGCGGTCACGTGCGCAACAAGGCCGCGCATATCGCCGTCGGGGTCGACATGGACGGGATCAAGCACGTCCTGGGTATCTGGGTGCAGGCCAC
Protein-coding sequences here:
- a CDS encoding AAA family ATPase, whose amino-acid sequence is MLADDDRELMRAVSEYLRHVNEVSSREALSVRTPLGDVVSEHLGVDASQVSVLVERIADHRMVDADLALNAMGAAGGRLIGVTGADQRHHQGLAEWVTNPHARYAPGPVDYIERATGPDTSTRVVSLGVRLLTFEGTPIVVAQRAAAPEFGRQTGQLEVLCADESVVPSFFDALRRLMVEHSVLRGQVLSFQPTEFGRDAGATFVARPTVAADEVVLAEGVLDEIAQHVIGIGRSSTALRDAGQHLKRGVLLYGPPGTGKTLTVRHLLTATPDVTAVVLTGSSIQFVTAAAEIARTFQPAIVVLEDIDLVAMQRHGSPQPLLFEVLDALDGLGGDADVAFVMTTNRVDVLERALAERPGRVDLAVEIPLPAAQERGSLFRRYARDLSFSDETLTAAADRAEGTTGSFAKELMRRTVLRAIGEGREPGDADLVAELERLLGSRQKLTRAMLGSGDGDLADQPPHEDQSASFGWFSS
- a CDS encoding IS256 family transposase; amino-acid sequence: MAISPEREERRRRQKELADQLKSSGAMDEIFAKIDAGTPLTGDQGLLGGMLKAALERGLDAELTEHVGYERGDAEASLYPNSRNGTTPKTVSTEIGEIDLSVPRDRNGSFTPMLVPKGQRRLDGLDGMIISLYAGGMTIRDIQHHLANTIGTELSHETISKITDQVADEVLAWQTRPLEALYPVIYLDAIIVKIRDGGHVRNKAAHIAVGVDMDGIKHVLGIWVQATEGAKFWASVCAELANRGIRDVLIVCTDGLTGFPEAVAATWPQATVQTCVVHLIRAAMRFVNYKDRKAVAAALKPIYTAVNEDAALEALEAFSDSELGRRYPSAVKTFQDAWDRFTPFLAFPPELRRVIYTTNAIESLNYQLRKVTKSRGHFPNDAAAVKLLWLAICDIEDKRAREREKERGRPSSQRKASGRLIEGNVTTNWKQALEQLALAYPDRITPYL
- a CDS encoding HNH endonuclease, translating into MVSMMFSFEVNPTHTDHLTPPIRADVFCDLLIDGTVAQHPKAARGIRATVVVTVPALALLGVEGVTDPAEVEGVGPIPIETARELAGNASGWMRVLTHPETGAVVSVGRTRYRPPPELTKLVTWRADRCMGPGCGKPASQCQIDHTVAWSDGGETSVTNTAPLCQGHHTVKHHGGWVITHLGDGSLEWVSPHGRRYIVHPERRMPTFYPNAA